A section of the Gasterosteus aculeatus chromosome 10, fGasAcu3.hap1.1, whole genome shotgun sequence genome encodes:
- the ankrd28a gene encoding serine/threonine-protein phosphatase 6 regulatory ankyrin repeat subunit A isoform X2 — protein sequence MAVLKIQDQPSLLRAIFNVDPDEVRSLIFKKEDVNVQDNEKRTPLHAAAYLGDADIIELLILSGGRVNAKDNKWLTPLHRAVASCSEDAVAVLLKHSADVNARDKNWQTPLHVAASNKAVRCAEALVPLLSNVNVSDRAGRTALHHAAFSGHVEMVKLLLSRGANINAFDKKDRRAVHWAAYMGHLEVVRLLVAGGAEVDCKDKKAYTPLHAAASSGMSSTVHYLLGLGVHVNEVNGYGNTPLHLACYNGQDVVVSELLKAGANVNQVNERGFSALHFASSSRQGALCQELLLAHGARINMQSKDGKTSLHMAATHGRFSCSQALIQNGAEIDCEDKSRNTALHISARYGHELIITALIKQGADTAKRGVHGMFPLHLAALSGFSDCCRKLMSSGFDMDTPDDFGRTCLHAAAAGGNLECLNLLLNIGADFNRKDNFGRTPLHYASANCNYHCVFALVGSGASINERDQRGCSPLHYAAAADTDGKCVEYLLRNDADPGMRDKQGYSGVHYASAYGRTLCLELMASETPLDVLLETSGTDIMCDSESHAPISPLHLAAYHGHCGALEVLLSALLEVDVCSPEGRTPLSLACSKGHQECVSMLLHHGSSPMTRDYTHKRTAIHATAMNGHPECLRLLMSTNDQHINVDVQDTNGQTPLMLAVLNGHTECVYSLLSQGAGVDYQDRWGRTALHRGAVTGQEESVEALLQRGASVCVRDILGRSPLHLASACGRVGVLGALLQAGSNSLTHLTDNQGYTPLHWACYYGYDACVEVLLDQEAIKKIKGNPFSPLHCAVMSDNEGVAEMLIDALGTAIVNATDSKGRTPLHAAAFSDHVECVSLLLSQGAQANVVDTHICSTPLMMAALNGQTNTVEMLVSSAKADFTVQDTNRNTALHLACSKGHETSALLILEKISNKNLINCTNTALQTPLHVAAKKGLTVVVQELLRKGASVLAVDENGYTPALACAPNRDVADCLALILNSMMPTSPMVTIAALPAHSLTQTVVNHHPVNKHASKGVAFDTPPSLRPDYASYCRPERPPTSIVGDDELNDSDSETY from the exons CCGTCTCTGTTAAGAGCCATCTTCAACGTCGACCCGGATGAAGTTCGCTCTCTCATATTCAAGAAAGAGGATGTCAACGTTCAG GACAATGAGAAGAGGACGCCTTTGCATGCTGCAGCCTACCTGGGCGACGCTGACATCATCGAACTGCTCATCCTCTCCG GAGGCAGAGTTAATGCCAAAGATAACAAGTGGTTGACTCCTCTTCACCGAGCTGTCGCCTCTTGCAGTGAG GACGCTGTGGCGGTGTTGCTGAAGCACAGTGCGGATGTCAACGCCCGGGACAAGAACTGGCAGACGCCGCTCCACGTGGCAGCGAGCAACAAGGCGGTGCGTTGCGCCGAGGCTCTGGTCCCGCTGCTCAGCAACGTCAACGTGTCGGACCGGGCGGGTCGCACCGCCCTGCACCACGCCGCCTTCAGCGGACACGTAGAG atggtgaagctgctgctgtccaGAGGAGCCAACATCAACGCATTCGACAAGAAGGACAGGAGAGCCGTCCACTGGGCCGCCTACATGG GTCACCTGGAGGTGGTGAGGTTATTAGTGGCCGGTGGAGCAGAGGTTGACTGTAAGGACAAAAAAGCGTACACACCACTGCACGCAGCCGCCTCCAGTGGCATGAGCAGCACCGTGCACTACCTGCTCGGCCTGGGGGTCCAC GTCAACGAGGTGAACGGCTATGGCAACACTCCGCTGCATTTGGCCTGCTACAATGGGCAGGACGTGGTGGTCAGTGAGCTCCTCAAGGCAGGGGCCAACGTCAACCAG GTGAACGAGAGGGGGTTTTCTGCTCTCCACTTTGCCTCCTCCTCACGCCAGGGGGCGCTGTgccaggagctgctgctggcccACGGCGCTCGCATCAACATGCAG AGTAAGGATGGTAAAACCTCCCTCCACATGGCAGCTACCCATGGAAGGTTCTCCTGCTCTCAGGCCCTCATTCAAAATG GAGCGGAAATTGATTGTGAGGACAAGAGCCGAAACACTGCCCTCCACATCTCTGCCCGCTACGGCCACGAGCTCATCATCACAGCACTCATCAAACAGGGAGCCGACACGGCCAA GAGAGGCGTTCATGGGATGTTTCCTCTACACCTGGCAGCTCTTAGCGGCTTCTCGGATTGCTGCAGGAAGCTGATGTCCTCAG GGTTTGACATGGACACCCCTGACGACTTTGGAAGGACCTGTCTacatgctgctgcagctggagg GAATCTGGAGTGTCTGAACCTGCTGTTAAACATCGGAGCGGACTTCAATAGAAAAGACAACTTTGGAAG GACTCCTCTACACTATGCATCAGCCAACTGCAACTATCACTGTGTGTTCGCCCTGGTGGGCTCTGGGGCGAGCATCAACGAGCGGGACCAGAGAGGCTGCAGCCCCCTGCACTACGCCGCCGCGGCTGACACTGATGGAAA GTGTGTGGAGTACCTGTTGAGGAACGACGCCGATCCAGGGATGAGAGACAAACAGGGTTACAGCGGCGTGCACTATGCCTCAGCTTATGGACGCACACTCTGCCTGGAACTG ATGGCAAGTGAGACACCTCTTGATGTG TTGCTGGAGACATCAGGGACAGACATCATGTGTGACTCGGAGAGCCACGCCCCCATCAGTCCACTCCACCTAGCG GCTTACCACGGACACTGTGGCGCTTTAGAGGTTCTCTTATCGGCCCTGCTGGAAGTGGATGTTTGCAGCCCAGAGGGCAGGACCCCCCTCAGCCTGGCCTGCTCCAAGGGTCACCAGGAGTGTGTGTCTATGCTGCTGCACCATGGCTCCTCCCCCATGACCCGCGactacacacacaaaaggacgGCCATACACGCTACAG ctatgAATGGCCACCCGGAGTGCCTCCGCCTGCTCATGAGCACCAACGACCAACACATTAACGTGGATGTACAAGACACCAATGGACA GACGCCTTTGATGTTGGCAGTGCTGAATGgacacacagagtgtgtgtacTCTCTACTCAGTCAAGGAGCCGGTGTGGACTATCAGGACCGCTGGGGGAGGACGGCACTCCACCGAGGG GCGGTGACCGGCCAGGAGGAGAGCGTCGAGGCCCTGCTGCAGCGCGGGGCCAGCGTGTGCGTCAGAGACATCCTGGGCCGCTCCCCTCTACACCTGGCATCCGCCTGCGGCCGCGTGGGCGTCCTGGGGGCCCTTCTGCAGGCCGGCAGCAACTCTCTCACGCACCTCACCGACAACCAGGGCTACACACCACTGCACTGGGCCTGCTACTacg GATACGACGCCTGTGTGGAGGTGTTGTTGGATCAAGAGGCGATCAAGAAGATCAAAGGCAACCCGTTCAGCCCTCTGCACTGTGCCGT TATGAGCGACAACGAGGGAGTGGCTGAGATGTTGATCGACGCCCTGGGCACAGCTATCGTCAACGCCACGGACTCCAAGGGCAG GACCCCCCTTCACGCCGCAGCTTTCTCCGACCACGTGGAGTGcgtctccctcctgctcagCCAGGGCGCTCAGGCAAACGTCGTTGACACGCACATATGCAGCACCCCGCTGATGATGGCAGCTCTAAACGGACAGACCAACACAGTGG AGATGTTGGTGAGCAGCGCTAAAGCAGACTTCACAGTACAGGACACAAACAGGAACACGGCACTGCATCTGGCGTGCAGCAAG GGTCACGAGACGAGTGCCTTGTTGATTCTGGAGAAGATCAGCAATAAGAACCTCATCAACTGCACCAACACGGCTCTGCAGAC GCCCCTGCACGTAGCAGCCAAGAAAGGTTTGACAGTGGTGGTCCAGGAGCTGCTGAGGAAAGGAGCCAGCGTTTTAGCAGTGGACGAGAACG GTTACACTCCGGCTCTGGCCTGCGCTCCCAACCGGGACGTGGCCGACTGTCTGGCGCTCATCCTCAACTCCATGATGCCCACCTCCCCCATGGTCACCATAGCAGCTTTGCCCGCGCACTCTCTAACTCAGACAGTCGTCAACCACCACCCCGTCAACAAGCACGCCTCCAAAGGCGTGGCCTTTGACACCCCGCCCTCTCTGAGGCCCGACTACGCTTCCTACTGCAGACCGGAGAGGCCACCGACATCAATCGTTGGGGATGATGAACTGAATGACTCAGATTCAGAAACATACTGA
- the btd gene encoding biotinidase has translation MFRLVVVVVGLCFTSAADRTEPAGGSWFVAAVYEHSVVLNPEPRTPLSRPAALRHMHDNLRVFEQQAALAAQQGAQILVFPEDGLQGFNFSRSSISGYLETIPDPQQESWNPCTEPGKYNNTEVLQSLSCMARRYNLYLVANMADLQLCPKTEPSSCPSDGRWQFNTNVVFRSDGLLVARYHKHNLYFEEAFDKPPRPEITTFDTPFAGTFGLITCFDILFQEPTLTLLEKGVRQIIFPTAWMNQLPLLDTIQFQKAFSSGANVTLLAANIRSDRLIMTGSGIYTPTSATYHHAQRGDPEEGRLLVARVPVLDPLWMEHRVLTEEEKAVAWGQSTSSAASGYCHEENCFDAPPPETASSVLPSSTTTFISSMMYDPFTFVLLNETEGKVRVCNGTFCCRLQYRRLAPGGSKELYSLGAFAGMHTVNGRYALQVCALVRCAGLEVTSCGQEVEEAESKLDFLLEGRFGTRYVYPSVLVNRLVLEQPQHLETAADGRVTMKHSKMTAGLVTACLYGRMYHLDQE, from the exons ATGTTTCGCCTGGTGGTCGTTGTCGTCGGCCTCTGTTTCACGTCGGCGGCGGATCGGACAGAACCAGCCGGGGGCTCCTGGTTCGTCGCCGCTGTGTACGAGCACAGCGTGGTCCTGAACCCGGAGCCTCGGACCCCCCTGTCCCGCCCCGCGGCCCTGCGGCACATGCACGACAACCTGCGGGTCTTCGAGCAGCAGGCGGCTCTGGCCGCTCAGCAG GGTGCCCAGATCCTGGTGTTTCCAGAAGATGGCCTTCAGGGTTTTAACTTCAGCCGTTCTTCCATCTCTGGCTACCTAGAAACCATCCCTGACCCCCAGCAGGAGAGCTGGAACCCCTGCACAGAACCAGGCAAATACAACAACACAGAG GTTCTCCAGAGCTTGAGCTGCATGGCCCGTCGTTACAACCTCTACCTTGTGGCCAACATGGCGGACCTGCAGCTCTGCCCGAAGACCGAACCCTCGTCCTGTCCATCGGATGGACGCTGGCAGTTCAATACCAACGTGGTCTTCAG GTCAGATGGCCTGCTGGTGGCGCGCTACCATAAACACAACCTCTACTTCGAGGAGGCCTTCGACAAGCCGCCACGACCTGAGATCACAACGTTTGATACACCTTTTGCTGGAACATTTGGTCTCATCACTTGCTTTGACATCCTATTCCAGGAGCCCACACTTACTCTGTTGGAGAAG GGTGTCCGTCAGATAATCTTCCCCACAGCCTGGATGAACCAGCTCCCTCTTCTAGACACCATCCAGTTCCAGAAGGCTTTCAGCTCCGGCGCTAATGTCACCCTGCTAGCAGCCAACATTCGTAGTGACCGATTGATTATGACGGGAAGTGGTATCTACACCCCAACTTCTGCCACTTACCACCACGCCCAGAGAGGAGACCCAGAAGAGGGCAGGCTGCTGGTAGCCAGGGTGCCGGTCTTAGACCCTCTGTGGATGGAGCACAGAGTCCTCACGGAAGAGGAGAAGGCAGTAGCTTGGGGTCAGTCCACGTCATCTGCAGCCTCCGGATACTGTCACGAAGAGAACTGCTTTGATGCTCCGCCTCCTGAAACCGCTTCTTCGgttcttccctcctccaccaccaccttcatCTCATCCATGATGTACGACCCATTCACCTTCGTCCTCCTGAACGAGACTGAGGGCAAAGTGAGGGTGTGTAATGGCACCTTTTGCTGTCGCCTGCAGTACCGGCGGTTAGCGCCGGGAGGCAGCAAAGAGCTCTACTCATTGGGAGCGTTTGCCGGAATGCACACTGTGAACGGACGTTACGCCTTGCAG GTGTGCGCACTTGTCCGCTGTGCAGGGTTGgaggtcacttcctgtggaCAGGAGGTGGAAGAGGCAGAGTCCAAACTGGACTTCCTGTTAGAGGGACGGTTTGGGACCAGATACGTGTACCCATCGGTGTTGGTTAACAGGCTTGTCCTGGAGCAGCCGCAGCATCTGGAAACAGCTGCCGATGGAAGAGTGACAATGAAACACTCAAAGATGACGGCTGGGCTCGTCACTGCCTGTCTGTACGGACGAATGTATCACCTGGACCAGGAATGA
- the ankrd28a gene encoding serine/threonine-protein phosphatase 6 regulatory ankyrin repeat subunit A isoform X3, whose product MVKLLLSRGANINAFDKKDRRAVHWAAYMGHLEVVRLLVAGGAEVDCKDKKAYTPLHAAASSGMSSTVHYLLGLGVHVNEVNGYGNTPLHLACYNGQDVVVSELLKAGANVNQVNERGFSALHFASSSRQGALCQELLLAHGARINMQSKDGKTSLHMAATHGRFSCSQALIQNGAEIDCEDKSRNTALHISARYGHELIITALIKQGADTAKRGVHGMFPLHLAALSGFSDCCRKLMSSGFDMDTPDDFGRTCLHAAAAGGNLECLNLLLNIGADFNRKDNFGRTPLHYASANCNYHCVFALVGSGASINERDQRGCSPLHYAAAADTDGKCVEYLLRNDADPGMRDKQGYSGVHYASAYGRTLCLELMASETPLDVLLETSGTDIMCDSESHAPISPLHLAAYHGHCGALEVLLSALLEVDVCSPEGRTPLSLACSKGHQECVSMLLHHGSSPMTRDYTHKRTAIHATAMNGHPECLRLLMSTNDQHINVDVQDTNGQTPLMLAVLNGHTECVYSLLSQGAGVDYQDRWGRTALHRGAVTGQEESVEALLQRGASVCVRDILGRSPLHLASACGRVGVLGALLQAGSNSLTHLTDNQGYTPLHWACYYGYDACVEVLLDQEAIKKIKGNPFSPLHCAVMSDNEGVAEMLIDALGTAIVNATDSKGRTPLHAAAFSDHVECVSLLLSQGAQANVVDTHICSTPLMMAALNGQTNTVEMLVSSAKADFTVQDTNRNTALHLACSKGHETSALLILEKISNKNLINCTNTALQTPLHVAAKKGLTVVVQELLRKGASVLAVDENGYTPALACAPNRDVADCLALILNSMMPTSPMVTIAALPAHSLTQTVVNHHPVNKHASKGVAFDTPPSLRPDYASYCRPERPPTSIVGDDELNDSDSETY is encoded by the exons atggtgaagctgctgctgtccaGAGGAGCCAACATCAACGCATTCGACAAGAAGGACAGGAGAGCCGTCCACTGGGCCGCCTACATGG GTCACCTGGAGGTGGTGAGGTTATTAGTGGCCGGTGGAGCAGAGGTTGACTGTAAGGACAAAAAAGCGTACACACCACTGCACGCAGCCGCCTCCAGTGGCATGAGCAGCACCGTGCACTACCTGCTCGGCCTGGGGGTCCAC GTCAACGAGGTGAACGGCTATGGCAACACTCCGCTGCATTTGGCCTGCTACAATGGGCAGGACGTGGTGGTCAGTGAGCTCCTCAAGGCAGGGGCCAACGTCAACCAG GTGAACGAGAGGGGGTTTTCTGCTCTCCACTTTGCCTCCTCCTCACGCCAGGGGGCGCTGTgccaggagctgctgctggcccACGGCGCTCGCATCAACATGCAG AGTAAGGATGGTAAAACCTCCCTCCACATGGCAGCTACCCATGGAAGGTTCTCCTGCTCTCAGGCCCTCATTCAAAATG GAGCGGAAATTGATTGTGAGGACAAGAGCCGAAACACTGCCCTCCACATCTCTGCCCGCTACGGCCACGAGCTCATCATCACAGCACTCATCAAACAGGGAGCCGACACGGCCAA GAGAGGCGTTCATGGGATGTTTCCTCTACACCTGGCAGCTCTTAGCGGCTTCTCGGATTGCTGCAGGAAGCTGATGTCCTCAG GGTTTGACATGGACACCCCTGACGACTTTGGAAGGACCTGTCTacatgctgctgcagctggagg GAATCTGGAGTGTCTGAACCTGCTGTTAAACATCGGAGCGGACTTCAATAGAAAAGACAACTTTGGAAG GACTCCTCTACACTATGCATCAGCCAACTGCAACTATCACTGTGTGTTCGCCCTGGTGGGCTCTGGGGCGAGCATCAACGAGCGGGACCAGAGAGGCTGCAGCCCCCTGCACTACGCCGCCGCGGCTGACACTGATGGAAA GTGTGTGGAGTACCTGTTGAGGAACGACGCCGATCCAGGGATGAGAGACAAACAGGGTTACAGCGGCGTGCACTATGCCTCAGCTTATGGACGCACACTCTGCCTGGAACTG ATGGCAAGTGAGACACCTCTTGATGTG TTGCTGGAGACATCAGGGACAGACATCATGTGTGACTCGGAGAGCCACGCCCCCATCAGTCCACTCCACCTAGCG GCTTACCACGGACACTGTGGCGCTTTAGAGGTTCTCTTATCGGCCCTGCTGGAAGTGGATGTTTGCAGCCCAGAGGGCAGGACCCCCCTCAGCCTGGCCTGCTCCAAGGGTCACCAGGAGTGTGTGTCTATGCTGCTGCACCATGGCTCCTCCCCCATGACCCGCGactacacacacaaaaggacgGCCATACACGCTACAG ctatgAATGGCCACCCGGAGTGCCTCCGCCTGCTCATGAGCACCAACGACCAACACATTAACGTGGATGTACAAGACACCAATGGACA GACGCCTTTGATGTTGGCAGTGCTGAATGgacacacagagtgtgtgtacTCTCTACTCAGTCAAGGAGCCGGTGTGGACTATCAGGACCGCTGGGGGAGGACGGCACTCCACCGAGGG GCGGTGACCGGCCAGGAGGAGAGCGTCGAGGCCCTGCTGCAGCGCGGGGCCAGCGTGTGCGTCAGAGACATCCTGGGCCGCTCCCCTCTACACCTGGCATCCGCCTGCGGCCGCGTGGGCGTCCTGGGGGCCCTTCTGCAGGCCGGCAGCAACTCTCTCACGCACCTCACCGACAACCAGGGCTACACACCACTGCACTGGGCCTGCTACTacg GATACGACGCCTGTGTGGAGGTGTTGTTGGATCAAGAGGCGATCAAGAAGATCAAAGGCAACCCGTTCAGCCCTCTGCACTGTGCCGT TATGAGCGACAACGAGGGAGTGGCTGAGATGTTGATCGACGCCCTGGGCACAGCTATCGTCAACGCCACGGACTCCAAGGGCAG GACCCCCCTTCACGCCGCAGCTTTCTCCGACCACGTGGAGTGcgtctccctcctgctcagCCAGGGCGCTCAGGCAAACGTCGTTGACACGCACATATGCAGCACCCCGCTGATGATGGCAGCTCTAAACGGACAGACCAACACAGTGG AGATGTTGGTGAGCAGCGCTAAAGCAGACTTCACAGTACAGGACACAAACAGGAACACGGCACTGCATCTGGCGTGCAGCAAG GGTCACGAGACGAGTGCCTTGTTGATTCTGGAGAAGATCAGCAATAAGAACCTCATCAACTGCACCAACACGGCTCTGCAGAC GCCCCTGCACGTAGCAGCCAAGAAAGGTTTGACAGTGGTGGTCCAGGAGCTGCTGAGGAAAGGAGCCAGCGTTTTAGCAGTGGACGAGAACG GTTACACTCCGGCTCTGGCCTGCGCTCCCAACCGGGACGTGGCCGACTGTCTGGCGCTCATCCTCAACTCCATGATGCCCACCTCCCCCATGGTCACCATAGCAGCTTTGCCCGCGCACTCTCTAACTCAGACAGTCGTCAACCACCACCCCGTCAACAAGCACGCCTCCAAAGGCGTGGCCTTTGACACCCCGCCCTCTCTGAGGCCCGACTACGCTTCCTACTGCAGACCGGAGAGGCCACCGACATCAATCGTTGGGGATGATGAACTGAATGACTCAGATTCAGAAACATACTGA
- the ankrd28a gene encoding serine/threonine-protein phosphatase 6 regulatory ankyrin repeat subunit A isoform X1 yields MRSERASRVCIVVLEEVEEDEPSSSPPPPRAKPSPDRRSHLASRRAAAHEDKPSLLRAIFNVDPDEVRSLIFKKEDVNVQDNEKRTPLHAAAYLGDADIIELLILSGGRVNAKDNKWLTPLHRAVASCSEDAVAVLLKHSADVNARDKNWQTPLHVAASNKAVRCAEALVPLLSNVNVSDRAGRTALHHAAFSGHVEMVKLLLSRGANINAFDKKDRRAVHWAAYMGHLEVVRLLVAGGAEVDCKDKKAYTPLHAAASSGMSSTVHYLLGLGVHVNEVNGYGNTPLHLACYNGQDVVVSELLKAGANVNQVNERGFSALHFASSSRQGALCQELLLAHGARINMQSKDGKTSLHMAATHGRFSCSQALIQNGAEIDCEDKSRNTALHISARYGHELIITALIKQGADTAKRGVHGMFPLHLAALSGFSDCCRKLMSSGFDMDTPDDFGRTCLHAAAAGGNLECLNLLLNIGADFNRKDNFGRTPLHYASANCNYHCVFALVGSGASINERDQRGCSPLHYAAAADTDGKCVEYLLRNDADPGMRDKQGYSGVHYASAYGRTLCLELMASETPLDVLLETSGTDIMCDSESHAPISPLHLAAYHGHCGALEVLLSALLEVDVCSPEGRTPLSLACSKGHQECVSMLLHHGSSPMTRDYTHKRTAIHATAMNGHPECLRLLMSTNDQHINVDVQDTNGQTPLMLAVLNGHTECVYSLLSQGAGVDYQDRWGRTALHRGAVTGQEESVEALLQRGASVCVRDILGRSPLHLASACGRVGVLGALLQAGSNSLTHLTDNQGYTPLHWACYYGYDACVEVLLDQEAIKKIKGNPFSPLHCAVMSDNEGVAEMLIDALGTAIVNATDSKGRTPLHAAAFSDHVECVSLLLSQGAQANVVDTHICSTPLMMAALNGQTNTVEMLVSSAKADFTVQDTNRNTALHLACSKGHETSALLILEKISNKNLINCTNTALQTPLHVAAKKGLTVVVQELLRKGASVLAVDENGYTPALACAPNRDVADCLALILNSMMPTSPMVTIAALPAHSLTQTVVNHHPVNKHASKGVAFDTPPSLRPDYASYCRPERPPTSIVGDDELNDSDSETY; encoded by the exons ATGCGGTCAGAACGGGCAAGTCGTGTGTGTATCGtggtgctggaggaggtggaggaggatgagccCTCCTCTTCGCCCCCGCCTCCCCGGGCCAAACCATCCCCTGACCGCAGATCCCACCTCGCCTCTCGAAGGGCTGCAGCTCATGAGGACAAG CCGTCTCTGTTAAGAGCCATCTTCAACGTCGACCCGGATGAAGTTCGCTCTCTCATATTCAAGAAAGAGGATGTCAACGTTCAG GACAATGAGAAGAGGACGCCTTTGCATGCTGCAGCCTACCTGGGCGACGCTGACATCATCGAACTGCTCATCCTCTCCG GAGGCAGAGTTAATGCCAAAGATAACAAGTGGTTGACTCCTCTTCACCGAGCTGTCGCCTCTTGCAGTGAG GACGCTGTGGCGGTGTTGCTGAAGCACAGTGCGGATGTCAACGCCCGGGACAAGAACTGGCAGACGCCGCTCCACGTGGCAGCGAGCAACAAGGCGGTGCGTTGCGCCGAGGCTCTGGTCCCGCTGCTCAGCAACGTCAACGTGTCGGACCGGGCGGGTCGCACCGCCCTGCACCACGCCGCCTTCAGCGGACACGTAGAG atggtgaagctgctgctgtccaGAGGAGCCAACATCAACGCATTCGACAAGAAGGACAGGAGAGCCGTCCACTGGGCCGCCTACATGG GTCACCTGGAGGTGGTGAGGTTATTAGTGGCCGGTGGAGCAGAGGTTGACTGTAAGGACAAAAAAGCGTACACACCACTGCACGCAGCCGCCTCCAGTGGCATGAGCAGCACCGTGCACTACCTGCTCGGCCTGGGGGTCCAC GTCAACGAGGTGAACGGCTATGGCAACACTCCGCTGCATTTGGCCTGCTACAATGGGCAGGACGTGGTGGTCAGTGAGCTCCTCAAGGCAGGGGCCAACGTCAACCAG GTGAACGAGAGGGGGTTTTCTGCTCTCCACTTTGCCTCCTCCTCACGCCAGGGGGCGCTGTgccaggagctgctgctggcccACGGCGCTCGCATCAACATGCAG AGTAAGGATGGTAAAACCTCCCTCCACATGGCAGCTACCCATGGAAGGTTCTCCTGCTCTCAGGCCCTCATTCAAAATG GAGCGGAAATTGATTGTGAGGACAAGAGCCGAAACACTGCCCTCCACATCTCTGCCCGCTACGGCCACGAGCTCATCATCACAGCACTCATCAAACAGGGAGCCGACACGGCCAA GAGAGGCGTTCATGGGATGTTTCCTCTACACCTGGCAGCTCTTAGCGGCTTCTCGGATTGCTGCAGGAAGCTGATGTCCTCAG GGTTTGACATGGACACCCCTGACGACTTTGGAAGGACCTGTCTacatgctgctgcagctggagg GAATCTGGAGTGTCTGAACCTGCTGTTAAACATCGGAGCGGACTTCAATAGAAAAGACAACTTTGGAAG GACTCCTCTACACTATGCATCAGCCAACTGCAACTATCACTGTGTGTTCGCCCTGGTGGGCTCTGGGGCGAGCATCAACGAGCGGGACCAGAGAGGCTGCAGCCCCCTGCACTACGCCGCCGCGGCTGACACTGATGGAAA GTGTGTGGAGTACCTGTTGAGGAACGACGCCGATCCAGGGATGAGAGACAAACAGGGTTACAGCGGCGTGCACTATGCCTCAGCTTATGGACGCACACTCTGCCTGGAACTG ATGGCAAGTGAGACACCTCTTGATGTG TTGCTGGAGACATCAGGGACAGACATCATGTGTGACTCGGAGAGCCACGCCCCCATCAGTCCACTCCACCTAGCG GCTTACCACGGACACTGTGGCGCTTTAGAGGTTCTCTTATCGGCCCTGCTGGAAGTGGATGTTTGCAGCCCAGAGGGCAGGACCCCCCTCAGCCTGGCCTGCTCCAAGGGTCACCAGGAGTGTGTGTCTATGCTGCTGCACCATGGCTCCTCCCCCATGACCCGCGactacacacacaaaaggacgGCCATACACGCTACAG ctatgAATGGCCACCCGGAGTGCCTCCGCCTGCTCATGAGCACCAACGACCAACACATTAACGTGGATGTACAAGACACCAATGGACA GACGCCTTTGATGTTGGCAGTGCTGAATGgacacacagagtgtgtgtacTCTCTACTCAGTCAAGGAGCCGGTGTGGACTATCAGGACCGCTGGGGGAGGACGGCACTCCACCGAGGG GCGGTGACCGGCCAGGAGGAGAGCGTCGAGGCCCTGCTGCAGCGCGGGGCCAGCGTGTGCGTCAGAGACATCCTGGGCCGCTCCCCTCTACACCTGGCATCCGCCTGCGGCCGCGTGGGCGTCCTGGGGGCCCTTCTGCAGGCCGGCAGCAACTCTCTCACGCACCTCACCGACAACCAGGGCTACACACCACTGCACTGGGCCTGCTACTacg GATACGACGCCTGTGTGGAGGTGTTGTTGGATCAAGAGGCGATCAAGAAGATCAAAGGCAACCCGTTCAGCCCTCTGCACTGTGCCGT TATGAGCGACAACGAGGGAGTGGCTGAGATGTTGATCGACGCCCTGGGCACAGCTATCGTCAACGCCACGGACTCCAAGGGCAG GACCCCCCTTCACGCCGCAGCTTTCTCCGACCACGTGGAGTGcgtctccctcctgctcagCCAGGGCGCTCAGGCAAACGTCGTTGACACGCACATATGCAGCACCCCGCTGATGATGGCAGCTCTAAACGGACAGACCAACACAGTGG AGATGTTGGTGAGCAGCGCTAAAGCAGACTTCACAGTACAGGACACAAACAGGAACACGGCACTGCATCTGGCGTGCAGCAAG GGTCACGAGACGAGTGCCTTGTTGATTCTGGAGAAGATCAGCAATAAGAACCTCATCAACTGCACCAACACGGCTCTGCAGAC GCCCCTGCACGTAGCAGCCAAGAAAGGTTTGACAGTGGTGGTCCAGGAGCTGCTGAGGAAAGGAGCCAGCGTTTTAGCAGTGGACGAGAACG GTTACACTCCGGCTCTGGCCTGCGCTCCCAACCGGGACGTGGCCGACTGTCTGGCGCTCATCCTCAACTCCATGATGCCCACCTCCCCCATGGTCACCATAGCAGCTTTGCCCGCGCACTCTCTAACTCAGACAGTCGTCAACCACCACCCCGTCAACAAGCACGCCTCCAAAGGCGTGGCCTTTGACACCCCGCCCTCTCTGAGGCCCGACTACGCTTCCTACTGCAGACCGGAGAGGCCACCGACATCAATCGTTGGGGATGATGAACTGAATGACTCAGATTCAGAAACATACTGA